CGGagagattcgttttccaaagtcgccaggcGAACTGCCAAATTGTTTAAAGAGTTAAAACTGGAAAACAGGACGGGACAAAGGTACTTTAGGtggattaaactttttttttaatggcttcCAGCAATATTAAGGCTAGAGCCATACAGGGTAAAAATAAGCCCTACCGCAGGCAGTAGCCACTTTAAATGGGCTTGTCATGAAGTTCAGCAGACTttggctcaaaatgcagagaTGCGGTTCTTCTCCAAAAACCACTAAGTCTCTTCCCAGcatgcctggactggcaatctgtgggttctggcaaatgccagaggggctgctataagttatcaagaagaaaaccggcactcagagctcaatgcatgcgggcaaagccctgcgtgtttattgctaCGTTACGTTTCGGGGGTGTGCCCGTTCGTCAGAACttgggctgctataagttgccatagaaaatcagtattttctGGGCTTGTGGCTGGTTGGAAAAACTCCAAACTACAAAAACTAAGACCTGcagaagttgtatataagtcaatgggagagggccctatcctatttggaagtttctgtggtctgtgctggatttagcctgaaaatctgaagATTTCTGGCTTtacaggcaaaaatccaaaaaattcatatgattctaATTTTCGCTTAATTTTATCCTTGATCCGATgcaaataaggtcaaatagtggattctagtttggtcggacttcttttatttaaatactcagataaattcggattttggtaaataaggcccttaaCAGAAAATGCATCATATTTAGTGAAGGGCAAATCTGACCCAGTTTAACCAAAAATTTGTCTATGGCCAACAAAATCTTTTTTGCTGCATGACAAATTGAGCAATAaactttttcacccattagagtctatgggggtCATTTTTGCGGAGAAACTTGGCAAAATATTTATGATTTGCAAAGTACTGTAGAAGAAAAAAAGACATGCCCATGAAGTCCAACCTTTTAAACAAGCAAATTCTACCTTACTGGGAGTAACTCAGACTTGTAAAACAACAAGTATCAACATGTTCTGAATAAGAAACCTTCCCTAATATATAGGAGAGTGACCAGCAAGCACATACTTGAATAAGTGATGGATAACTTGCAGGCAAACTAAATAGAAGAGCTGCTGGGCTTTGCATATTCAGTCTAATTTTAAGTTGAGCCCATTAATCCCTTTCTGTGAATGTCGGCTATTTGTCGAGACTACTTTCACATGAGTAAATGCCCTGCAAGTTTCACTTCCCGTATCAGTGGGGACTTGTATATTCGGCACTTAGGTGTATAGTGGTTAATTATAAGGCTGGATTTGGGAAGGTTAACCAGCGCTGTACACACCCAGCATTTGGGAGGAGAAGAAACTGCCAGGCAAGTAAATAATATTTAAGGAGATATTATTATGAACTTCCCTACCCTCTAattactgtgttaaaaaaaacaaacaaacgtgttttatttatttttaaggagaaggaaaggcctgtttacttggggttgccaaaagatAGTTATTATATGTACTTACatcacaccctgggccggtgctcctatcaggaggttcttccagtgagcaccatgaagCGATGggctttcttcaaatttcccagggaagacacatgcgcagtagaatgaaataaccgacttcttcgttaaagttcagcttgCTGCGCATGTGCACCctcgagaagaaagaagaagccgattgctccgtggtgctcactggaagaatcctgggccggtgcagttttctcctgacaGGAGCACAGGCtcagagtgtcaggtaagtagatacaatcacttggggtgcctaatttttggcaccccaagtaaatacagcatttccttctcctttaagtgtagtttttttttcaaagctttaattactgttgtgtttttaaagtttgttcacctttgaattcatttttagtatgatgtagagagggatattctgagacaatttgcaattggtttcaattttttaatatttgtcgtttttatttagctttttattcagcagctctccagattgcaatttcagcagtctggttgctagggcccgaATTACTCTAGCAAACATGGATTGATTTGAACAAGatgctggaatatgaatgggagaggcctgaatagaaagatgagtaatagaaaagtAGCAAGAACAGTCTGTTGCAGGGGCACTTCCTCAACTGAATTGGCAGTCAGAAAGAGGCCATAATGAATAAAATGGTGATTCAATTGCTTGCTGAGACCTGAGCCCATATAACACATTAGCAATGtcttttacattttgatttttctttataaacaggtggttcacctttaagttaacttattatatttacaatgtcctattcctagcaactttgcaatttagggatgggaaatcgtgtgactttttgtcacaaaataaagaagtaaaaaatgttttccccttcctacccctaatttgcatatgcaaattcggattcggccgaatcttttgcgatgggtcggccgaatccaaaatagtggattcggtgcatcccttattcaTAGGACATTCCATGAAAAATATGATTGATGTTAGGCCCACAAAGATCACAAACAGTTGAATGTTGTTGGCATTTGCTGGCTTAGTGAATAATATATACGTGGGTGTAATCTGCAGCAGATATATTGGTGTTCTTTCCTCCCACGTGGCCTTCACTTACAGCTCATACTATGTTTCATTCAGGGATAAGGGGAAATATGTTGTACATTGTGGAAAGGGATTctttaatgatttttatgatgtagtttttatttctaaattacacttacactgcagataatccactctacaatataaaatttaattcctgagccagcaagtgtatttttttttttagttgtaatattggtgtgtaggcaatcTCGGgtaattttgtctggtcatgtgctttcataaagagccagcactttaaatggaactgctttctggcaggctgttgtttctcctactcaatgtaactgaatgtgttgcagtgggacctggattttactattgagtgttcttcttagatttaccagggagctgttatcttgtattagggagctgctatctggttaccttcccgttgttaggctgctggggggaagggagggggtgatatcatgccagcttgcagtacagcagtaaagagtgactgaagtttatcagagcacaaagtcacatgacttggggcagctgggaaactgacaatatgccccatgtcagatttcaaaatgaaatataaagaaatctgtttgctcttttgagaaactgatttcaatgaagaattctgctggagcagcactattaactgatgcattttgaaagaaaaaaatgtcagtatccttttaaagttatttaaagtatatttgtgaaaatatgaaaaaggcATCGTTTTAACattgtccctttttttttcttggcagcCACAGTTTTCAGGGACCATAATGGGCTGTCAGGAAGTGCATGCAGTGACCTTATTCGCCTTTGTATGCGGGACGGCCTCCATCTCCGGCCTCTTTGCTGCCACTCTGCTGCCTCAGTGGAGGCAAATGAAACTCTACACTTACAACCGGAATGAGAAAAACCTGACTGTCAGCATTGGGCTGTGGGTGAAATGCACGCGCTTGGAGTGGAGCAGGGATTGCATGATGTATGATATGGAGTGGTACGCAAGCGTGGATCAGCTGGACATACGTGTTCTGCAATTCGCTCTGCCCTTCAGCATCCTGATTGCTGCCTCCGCACTCATACTGTGCCTGACTGGAATCTGTAACACGACCTTTAGCTCAAGTGTGCCAAACCTAAAGCTGGTCAAATGTCTTGTTAACAGTTCTGGGTGCCATCTTGTGGCAGGGCTGTTATATATACTAGCGGGCATCATGAGCATTATGCCCTCCATCTGGTCTGTGTTTTACAATGGTGTTCTAAATGTCAAGTATGGGCCCTACTTCACTTACGATATTGCTGTTTTTGTGGCTATTGGCAGTTCCGGGGGCATGTTCTTCACTGCTCTCCTACTGTTTCTGTGGTATTGTGCCTGCAAATCTCTGCCCTCTCCATTCTGGCAGCCCCTGTATTCTCACGTTCCTAGTATGCACAGCTACGTGCCCCCGTCCTACCAGTCCCGCTCCCGCATGTCCGCCATTGAGATAGACATTCCTGTTGTTACACACACTGCCTAACATATGCGTGGCATGCTTGTTCTTATGGACATTCATAGTACATctcattttatgtttatatatatatatatatatatatatatatatatatatatatatatatatatatatatatatatattttgtctatTTTAATGTACTTTCCTTCATTTGGCCTCCACTTCTATTTTCTTATGTGCAACCTGCTAAGGTAGTACTTGCATTACACTAGGGGGcacttttatcaagggtcgaattgaaaattcaaattttaagagtttttcttttatggtcaaaactgtcattcgaccagggagttattcaaatgtaaaaaaaaaacaattttcagatttttcatactctggccctttaagaactcaaattcgactattcgccacctaaaatctgccgaattgttgtttaaagctggccatagatgttgagatttttaaaagatccgatcctcatcgtgagaccacgattttctcggaacgatcgtacaaatttaccatcaactaaaaagaccaatttgccaggaaaacaaaggggagctgcctgcttggccctgcaaacatagatagattgcactgggaccgacaaagattttttgacctggccgatcaatttcctgacagatgtcggctgaaaaatcgtaagatcattcgaatcccactaaccgcacgttaatttcgaaggattgtcggacttccctaaaattggtcgttcggcaagaagaatcgtcgcgtctatggggagctttagacaatgggagaggtccagggatcaattttaagttgtctgcagccttcctgacattcgagttttttctctgaatcgagtttttaaaatttgaatcaaagtcgattTGAGTCCATTACATTCATCCAAgttgaaaaaaatagattttgtttcgagtagtcaaggaaattgtcaggagaaagaaagaggcttctggggcaaaataataatttaccTGTATTTGTAGAAATTGTAACACTATCCTAAAGCACCACGTTACTTTTTGTAGTGTAAGTTTGTAAAGAGCGacagtatgtatatttattaacaagaaTGTGTTCCTTCCCTGAGGTTTCAAAAGCCGATTTCTTTTTGTATTTGCCTTCAATTTTGCTTCAGCTACAAATATGAAATGTTAAAGGAGagaggatgatgggaattgtagttcataaCTGATGTAGGATTAACATCTAATAGCAGCTGTTGTGTAGTTTATGATATGACATTTGTTTACATAAGTAAGAGTAAATCGCTGGCATTTTGTTTAGTACGGATATCTCAAATCAAGTGCATTCCTATGAAATGTCTCCTTTTATATTTGGGTTGTATATTTTGTTCCAGTACGGTATATTGAGCAAAACTGCTGCTAACtgaattgtgtaatgcactgtaGACATTGTCTGCCATGAAATTGTGTGCTTATAAcatgcattaaagggaaactattttttggagaaaaatctgATTGTTTGTGACTGTAATACTATTATAGAAGAGTTCTAGGGTCACTCCCCCAAATATGCATCACACTAACCTGATCCTGTATAGGCTGTAAGATTTTATACTATACGATACTGTGGTgtgttcatattttatatagaatataACAACTGTAAATACTTAACAGCACTGCAGTAAATTCTATAATGCtgtttggtagtgatgggcaaatttctcgcATTTCAATTCGCcggaaaattagtgaaactcgaattttgacactCGCGTCAATattgacgccggcattaaagtcaatgggtgtccgaatagtgttgatgcgcaacGGTTTTGAGGCGAGCGACTTTTCTGACACGTGACAACTTTATTTGACACCAGCGAACTTTTGCGGGAGTTCTTTGAATtaattcgccggcggtgaaacacagaaattcgccttGAAGtagcgcctggcaaatttatttgcctatcactactGGTAAATCAGGTATTCTTCCCCATGAAAGTGTGTTTCACTTAGAATACACATTTTGCaggttaccttttttttttttatcttttttttaaatcaatatttttagtctacagaacattccttctttgtgtACTCTTTATTTACATATCAGTAGGAGCTGCCATGTGCCTTGCTTTGACCAGGGATTTTTCATAGATATCAATAGAGCATTGATAATTAGTTATGGGTACACTGTATTACTTATTGGAAGATAAAGATATGTTTTGTCCCCTAAGCCTAATCACTAGAGActgcaattttgttttttgtaaatatatatatatatatatatatatatatatatatatatatatatatatatatatatatatatatatatatatatatatatatatatatatataattatttttttttttttttttttttttttgctgttttggtgTCATTATGTGTCCGTACCACTTTCAGAGCATATCCTAAGTCTTTCTCATG
This is a stretch of genomic DNA from Xenopus laevis strain J_2021 chromosome 6S, Xenopus_laevis_v10.1, whole genome shotgun sequence. It encodes these proteins:
- the cldn12.S gene encoding claudin 12 S homeolog — translated: MGCQEVHAVTLFAFVCGTASISGLFAATLLPQWRQMKLYTYNRNEKNLTVSIGLWVKCTRLEWSRDCMMYDMEWYASVDQLDIRVLQFALPFSILIAASALILCLTGICNTTFSSSVPNLKLVKCLVNSSGCHLVAGLLYILAGIMSIMPSIWSVFYNGVLNVKYGPYFTYDIAVFVAIGSSGGMFFTALLLFLWYCACKSLPSPFWQPLYSHVPSMHSYVPPSYQSRSRMSAIEIDIPVVTHTA